A window of Ooceraea biroi isolate clonal line C1 chromosome 9, Obir_v5.4, whole genome shotgun sequence genomic DNA:
AGCAAGTAGGACGAACGTGTCTggtataaatatgaaataaattatatcatttataacataataagaACAGACATAAcaagaatgagagaaagattTTGCACACAAGCAATATCCTATTCATATTTAATGGATTGCTAACTCTGCAAATCTTTCGCGAAGGCTGATGATGTTACAATCTTCCAACAAACGTTTGTTATACTGCCctatgagaaaaagaaacatttatatatttaattacgaatatttaaaaaacttttgttatataatattcttattacgTATAAGACTTTTTTTAGCAATGTTATAGGATAAACTATACTTATCCAGCAAATAGAATCAATGTATATCTCgatgcattttaatattaattatgaaataaaattttattatattctgacAATAAAcacgaatatatttatatcgcttACATATTTAGCTTTCTATTTCAGAGTAAAGAGatacaacataaaaatctttgaTATgtataaagatttttatattaaaattggtATTTTTAAGCTCACCTGTGGAACATCTTGGAAGATACACATGAATCTGCATTATGGAAAAATTTATTGCGTATGATGATTAAAAACTAAAagcgatttattataatacatttccaGGTAAGAGCAATCTGAGATTATAAACCTGCAAAACAAAGATTTTTTTGTACACttactttttaaattacttaaaaatttttacttaaaaagattttctatttaaaaaataattattaaaaatctttttactgTAGTCTTTATAATCAATCTTATGCATAATTCAAAATTcagtatatttaaataaaaattataagagtgataattatattatgtgagagatgtatataaaaaataactggctattattaattgtatgtATGGGCAACTACCTGTATAATAATACTGTTAAGGGAACCGTGCTTGCATGCCACAGAGAATGAGCATCGAGTATCCAAAAGATTGGTGGAAAGTCTGCCAATTCGAGCAAAGTCACAAAAATAGTCGCTACGTTAAACCAAGCGATTAAGTACGCGTAAGGCAATTTGTTGCGATTGATGTACCACCATAGCGACGTTATCGCGAAAGTTGTTAAACCTATCATAATGGTTCTCAATTTTTAGATTTTCCAtctttgttaatatcattgtCATATGAATATCATAAAAGCAAGAAAAAAGTACACTCTAGAGCTTACCTATCATTATGTTAAACGTCATGTTGTAAccataatttattttgcctGACCATAAGTGTGATAAATGGCTACAAAGTATGCTAATGTATCCACaagttattataatgaataatttatttttgttgcacgttattctaaaaataaagacATGTATATTAGCTTCACCATTAATAGTAATGTTccatttaacattaatttaaatgagataaacattttaaatgaggtaaatatttatatattaaaattattcagtacttaaaaatttatcttaaaGACATGGAAAGTTAAGTAACATgggaaaaaattatgataGTACTTGAAATAGTgtaatgaatatattaaaaaatttggattTATTATTGATCGCGTATTACCTTAGAAGCATACAATATAAGAGCGTAAGTACCATACTAAATGCGCAAGAATAATCCATAGCTTCTGTAAATGGCCTGTCTCGTGAATGAAATATGGCAGACCAAAACCATCCGTTTAAGCATATCTACAAAAGAACACTTTTTATCAGAACAAGGCCTAGAAACGACCTAGAGATATCAGTCGCATGTAACGTAAATGCACTAACAATGCTAAAATATGCCCACGCATAAAACATAGGGTTTGCACGATTAACTCTTTTTCTAAATTTCAGTTGCATTGTCCAGTGTGCATAAAAATTTAGTATGGAGAATAAAACTGAGGCAGGTTCTTGACATCCAAACAGGCGAATGAACGGCCACTGCA
This region includes:
- the LOC105287292 gene encoding post-GPI attachment to proteins factor 3 isoform X1, which codes for MSKSLWILFLSLHVGLVENVIGSTGDRSQVYNQCLALCRNSNCEDETDFKQRPPLSLILLQWSCKEDCSYICTWRTVDTFVFNGLKVPQFHGKWPFIRLFGCQEPASVLFSILNFYAHWTMQLKFRKRVNRANPMFYAWAYFSIICLNGWFWSAIFHSRDRPFTEAMDYSCAFSMVLTLLYCMLLRITCNKNKLFIIITCGYISILCSHLSHLWSGKINYGYNMTFNIMIGLTTFAITSLWWYINRNKLPYAYLIAWFNVATIFVTLLELADFPPIFWILDAHSLWHASTVPLTVLLYRFIISDCSYLEMYYNKSLLVFNHHTQ
- the LOC105287292 gene encoding post-GPI attachment to proteins factor 3 isoform X2, encoding MSKSLWILFLSLHVGLVENVIGSTGDRSQVYNQCLALCRNSNCEDETDFKQRPPLSLILLQWSCKEDCSYICTWRTVDTFVFNGLKVPQFHGKICLNGWFWSAIFHSRDRPFTEAMDYSCAFSMVLTLLYCMLLRITCNKNKLFIIITCGYISILCSHLSHLWSGKINYGYNMTFNIMIGLTTFAITSLWWYINRNKLPYAYLIAWFNVATIFVTLLELADFPPIFWILDAHSLWHASTVPLTVLLYRFIISDCSYLEMYYNKSLLVFNHHTQ